CGGTGTTTCATTCACCTCAAACACACTTATCAAAATGAAATATACACAACTCCGTAACCTGACTCTCGCCCTTGCCTTTCTTTTGGCCGGGGTCCTCGCCAACGCAGCCAGCGATAAGGCCTCCACTCGCGTCGATGACGTGATCTGGGCCAATGGTGATATTTATTCCACGGTTTTGACGACCAACAGCTTCAAGAACCCTCCCGCCCATACCCTTGATTTGCTCTTTAATTTCGACATGAGCGGCCTCAGTGGCCAGCGCCCTGTTGCCGATGCCGCCCCGGGCGTGGGGCACTACAATGGTGGTCGCTGGTCCGTCCAACTGGTGGCCTTCACGGACGCAGGCAAGGCAGCCCACGATCCGGATGGCGACGGCGTGGTGAACTTCGAGTTAACCTCTGCTGACATGGTGCTGCATCATGTTGAGCTCGGTCACATTGTGATCACCCCGGTCAACTTTTACTTCTCCTGCCCATTGGTGAAGTCTGGCCGATAAAGGAGTAGAGGATAGCCTTTACCCTACAATTGAATTCCCTTACGGATGGTTGTATGAAAACGCCTGCAGCCGTCCGTTCGGGGATCGATCTCGAAGAAGCTGTGCGCGAGCATTACAAGACAGTTTATCGATTTGCCCTGCATCTGGCCAAACGTCCGGAAGATGCCGCCGACTTGACCCAGTACGCCTATGAGCGCCTGGCGAGGAAGCATCGGGATATTCAGGATCCATCCAAGGTCAAGGCATGGCTCAATTCGACCGTCTACCGGAAGTTTATTGACCAGAAGCGCCGCCTGACGCGCTTTCCGGAGGTGGAGTTTGATGAGGAAATTGGCAATCATGAGGCACCAGTGAGTGATTCAGGCAACCGGATTGACGCAGCGGCGGCGGTCGCCGCGTTGAATGAGCTTGAGGACGACCTACGGGCTCCTCTTTCCCTCTTCTATCTCGAATCCAGCACTTACAAGGAAATCGCGACCATCCTTGGGCTCCCCATTGGAACGGTCATGTCGCGGCTCTACCGGGGCAAGGAAAAGCTCTATCAACACCTCACCGGACAACTTTCATGAATAAACAGGAAGCAAAGGAACGGCTTAGCGCCTACCTCCAGTCATCGGAGGCGGAACTTGATGAACAAATGCAGGAAGCACTGGAGATGGCTGAATCCGATCCGGAACTGCAGGAGTGGATGCAGCTGCAGGCAGAGATGGATCCCCAGTTAAGGGAGGCTTTCGATCAGACCCCGGTCCCTGATGATCTTGAAGCCGCCTTGCTGGAAACTGTTCGCGCGGCTCCGGTCGCCGCTCCCGCCCGTTTCTTCAGCCGGAACCTCTTGTGGGCCTTTGGCGCCGCCGCTGCGGTTATTCTTGGGCTTGGATCGTTCTTTTACGTGCGCCAAAATGAAGTGCTCATACAGGACATCCAGCAATCCATCACGGGGAAGTCCCCGGATGACTTTGGCAATTTCCGCGATGGCATGGCCTACTATGTGCGCAATGTTTATTTCCAGCTGGATCATCTGACAGAGGACCTGACCTCGATCGAGTCATGGCTTGATAATAAGGAAGCTCCTGTTTACGAGGGGCTGCCTGCAGGCCTGACAGCCCTCGTCCCGATCGGTTGCAAGCAATTGACCTGGCAGGACCAGAATGTCTCCCTCGTTTGCTTCCATACCGCGGATGGAAAGATTGTACACCTGTTCATTCTCAATCGCCAAGGGATCGACGCCTCCCTTTACGAGGACATTACAGCAGTCGCTAATTCCCAGAGCCTTGAAACAGGCGGCTGGATGACCGGTTCGACGGTCTACCTGCTCGTCGGGTCCGATCCGCAGGTCGATATTGAATTTGCCCTTGGGTGAGTGCCTTCGGGGTGGGGCCTCCCATGTCTTCCGGGCCGATGCTTGGCAGAAGAATCGCTTGATCGTTGCCCTTGGTGGTATTAGCTAAATTAATGGCTTTTGTCCGGCTGAATTAATTTAATTTATTGCTTGGCAAGCCCCCGATTGCGCCTATACCCCTTGCGGTATCGCTTTAAAGGAGTGGAAGGTTTTTCTCGCCAACCTGCCTTTGGAGCGTTCATAACCATCATTTCGAAAATCAGCTTAAAAGAAACAGAATTATGGCAACGAAAATAGCAATCAATGGATTCGGCCGCATTGGCCGTCTGGTATTCCGCGCACTGGTGGAACAAGATCTCCTCGGCAAGGACTTCGAGGTCGTCGCAATCAACGACCTTGTTCCGGCAGACAACCTCGCGTATCTCGTGAAGTATGACTCCATCCAGGGTCGTTTCAACGGCACAGTTGCCAGCGAAAAGAGCTCCCCGGATGTAGACGCTGATGACACGCTGGTCGTCAATGGTCACAAGATCAAGTGTCTCGCCGTCCGCGAAGGCCCCTCAGCAATGCCTTGGAAGGAACTCGGCGTTGAAGTGGTCATCGAGTCCACTGGCCTGTTTGTTCAGGACACGCTGGCTGAAGGCCACATCAAGAGCGGTGCCAAGAAGGTCATTATTTCCGCACCTGGCAAGGGCGACAAGGTGAAGACAGTCGTAATCGGCGTCAATGACGGCGAGCTGACAGCTGAAGACACCATCATTTCCAATGCTTCCTGCACGACCAACTGTCTGGCGCCGATCACCAAGGTGATCATGGACAACTACGGCATCAAGGAAGGTCTGATGACCACGGTGCACAGCTACACCTCCACCCAGAAGACCGTTGACGGCCCGAGCCGCAAGGACTGGAAGGGTGGTCGTACGGCGGCTATCAATATTATTCCTTCAACTACTGGTGCGGCCAAGGCTGTTGGCCTTGTTCTGCCAGCCGTGAAGGGCAAGCTGACCGGGATGGCTTTCCGCGTTCCGACCCCAACCGTTTCGGTTGTTGATCTGACGGTGAAGACTGAGAAGGAAACTTCCTACGAGGAAATCTGCCAGAAGATGAAGGAAGCCTCGGAAGGTGAGCTCAAGGGCATCCTTGAGTACACCGAAGACGAAGTGGTCAGCTCCGATTTCATTCACTGCAAGGCATCATCGATTTTCGATGCGGGCAGTGGCATGGGACTCAGCAGCACCTTCTTCAAGCTGGTCAGCTGGTACGACAATGAGTGGGGCTACTCGAACCGCGTGGTCGACCTGCTCAAGAAGATTGTCTGAATCACCGGATAATCTTTCAATAGTACCGAATTGATTTTGTCAGCCGCCCCCGTGATTCTACTCACGCTGAGGGCGGCTTTTTTTCATCCAATCACAACTTTCAACTCTTATAATAATGGCTATCAAGACGATTAAAGATATCGACGTTAAAGGAAAACGCGTACTTGTACGGGTGGATTTCAATGTACCGCTTAGCGGAATGCAGATCACCGATGACACACGCATTGTGGCGGCGCTGCCGACCCTGAAGTACCTCGTTTCAGAGGGTGCCCGGGTCATCATCATGAGTCACCTCGGGCGTCCCAAGGGGGAGCCCAATCTGGAGTTTTCATTAGGCCCCATCGCCAACGCGCTGTCAGTAAAGCTCGGCCAGCCGGTCGCCTTTGCGGGAGACTGTGTGGGCTCATCCGCCGAAGGTGCAGCCAACTCACTAGGGGATGGACATGTCCTCCTCCTTGAGAATGTCCGCTTTCACAAAGGCGAGACCGATAACGATCCGGAATTTGCCAAGCAGCTGGCCTCCCTTGGGGATATCTACGTCAACGATGCCTTCGGGACGGCCCACCGGGCACACGCGAGTACGGAAGGCGTAACCAAGTATCTGGATACCTGCGTCTGTGGATTCCTGATTGAAAAG
This region of Oceanipulchritudo coccoides genomic DNA includes:
- the gap gene encoding type I glyceraldehyde-3-phosphate dehydrogenase; amino-acid sequence: MATKIAINGFGRIGRLVFRALVEQDLLGKDFEVVAINDLVPADNLAYLVKYDSIQGRFNGTVASEKSSPDVDADDTLVVNGHKIKCLAVREGPSAMPWKELGVEVVIESTGLFVQDTLAEGHIKSGAKKVIISAPGKGDKVKTVVIGVNDGELTAEDTIISNASCTTNCLAPITKVIMDNYGIKEGLMTTVHSYTSTQKTVDGPSRKDWKGGRTAAINIIPSTTGAAKAVGLVLPAVKGKLTGMAFRVPTPTVSVVDLTVKTEKETSYEEICQKMKEASEGELKGILEYTEDEVVSSDFIHCKASSIFDAGSGMGLSSTFFKLVSWYDNEWGYSNRVVDLLKKIV
- a CDS encoding anti-sigma factor family protein, producing MNKQEAKERLSAYLQSSEAELDEQMQEALEMAESDPELQEWMQLQAEMDPQLREAFDQTPVPDDLEAALLETVRAAPVAAPARFFSRNLLWAFGAAAAVILGLGSFFYVRQNEVLIQDIQQSITGKSPDDFGNFRDGMAYYVRNVYFQLDHLTEDLTSIESWLDNKEAPVYEGLPAGLTALVPIGCKQLTWQDQNVSLVCFHTADGKIVHLFILNRQGIDASLYEDITAVANSQSLETGGWMTGSTVYLLVGSDPQVDIEFALG
- a CDS encoding RNA polymerase sigma factor, giving the protein MKTPAAVRSGIDLEEAVREHYKTVYRFALHLAKRPEDAADLTQYAYERLARKHRDIQDPSKVKAWLNSTVYRKFIDQKRRLTRFPEVEFDEEIGNHEAPVSDSGNRIDAAAAVAALNELEDDLRAPLSLFYLESSTYKEIATILGLPIGTVMSRLYRGKEKLYQHLTGQLS